A window from Balearica regulorum gibbericeps isolate bBalReg1 chromosome 1, bBalReg1.pri, whole genome shotgun sequence encodes these proteins:
- the LOC104635356 gene encoding endonuclease domain-containing 1 protein, translating to MLLLLLLQVSASCLWLGRSEVVTSFESSCPQFFFRETPPNEAIEPESPAWICQRYKNQYYFATLYDRNRRIPVYSAYIYQPGPGKRPKTWLVEPQLMGLTYPKTMEREWTLLNYFNISLEQLSKSQAILQDYKNLTGLNRGHLNPSGHHGDASSRTATFTLTNIVPQDEKLNGGAWNNYEQQTMIRKTQGCNTTYVVVGAVPGNNYIAKGRVNKPSYIWSSACCEVDTNHRKAWAIFAENDKNEVQLLTLGELEDVLTHLYGRDQVSLFDSDCPRE from the exons atgctgctgctgctgctgctccaggtgTCAGCAAGCTGCCTCTGGCTGGGACGCAGCGAGGTGGTGACATCCTTTGAAAGTTCATGCCCTCAGTTTTTCTTTCGGGAAACTCCCCCAAATGAAGCCATAGAGCCAGAGAGCCCAGCCTGGATCTGCCAGCGTTACAAGAACCAGTATTACTTTGCCACCCTGTACGACAGGAACCGGCGTATTCCCGTATACTCCGCCTACATCTACCAGCCTGGACCTGGCAAGAGACCTAAAACATGGCTGGTTGAGCCCCAG CTGATGGGTCTAACTTATCCCAAAACTATGGAAAGAGAGTGGACCCtcttaaattatttcaacaTCAGCTTAGAGCAACTCAGCAAGAGCCAGGCTATCCTCCAAGACTACAAGAACCTGACAGGTTTGAACCGTGGCCATTTGAACCCCAGTGGCCATCATGGCGACGCCAGCAGCAGGACGGCTACCTTCACCCTCACTAACATAGTGCCCCAGGATGAGAAACTCAACGGCGGCGCCTGGAACAACTACGAGCAGCAAACGATGATCAGGAAGACCCAGGGCTGTAACACCACCTACGTCGTCGTGGGCGCCGTGCCTGGGAACAACTATATCGCCAAGGGGAGGGTTAATAAACCCAGCTACATCTGGTCGAGTGCCTGCTGTGAGGTGGACACCAACCACAGGAAGGCTTGGGCGATCTTTGCTGAGAACGACAAGAACGAGGTCCAGCTCCTCACACTGGGGGAGCTGGAGGATGTGTTGACCCATCTCTATGGGAGGGACCAGGTTTCTCTGTTTGACAGCGACTGTCCCCGGGAATAA